The Haladaptatus cibarius D43 genome window below encodes:
- a CDS encoding aldehyde dehydrogenase family protein, whose amino-acid sequence MTQKRLHRREQLFIDGEWLDTDDVLEVTDLAEDGIFAEVAAADAELADNALAAAQRAEAEMRETTIPQRAGWMEEIADGLLDRKEELAEVIVREAGKPISSARGEVESAAERFRRAAEEAHDLRGEFREGTTDGHEGWEAIIKPEPVGTILAITPYNYPLATTALEVAPALAAGNCVILKPASKTPVSAAILAEVISEQDIPNGAFNFTPGSASEIGDLLVGDDRINMITMTGSSPAGKHVARKSGMVNLHMELGGNAPAVVFPDADLSDVAGACAKGSLKYAGQRCSAVSRVVAHEDVHDEVVERLEAEMDNWVIGDLFDEETQMGPLISEDQADWVEELVEDAVEKGADLIRGGDRDGQFFEPTLLANVPNDARIVHEEQFGPIAAVTTFETEEEALDISNGGDLALDAAVFTAEYDRARRMADKLDAGAVRINGAPSHGLGDIPFGGNKGSGIGRQGLHLTIEEMVRKKSIIL is encoded by the coding sequence ATGACACAGAAACGTCTCCACCGCCGAGAGCAGTTGTTCATCGATGGCGAATGGCTAGATACCGACGACGTGCTTGAGGTAACCGACCTCGCGGAAGACGGTATCTTCGCCGAAGTCGCTGCCGCTGACGCAGAACTAGCCGACAACGCGCTCGCGGCCGCCCAGCGCGCGGAAGCCGAAATGCGCGAGACGACGATTCCACAGCGAGCGGGGTGGATGGAGGAAATCGCTGACGGCCTTCTCGACCGAAAAGAGGAGTTGGCGGAAGTCATCGTCCGCGAAGCAGGCAAGCCGATTTCCAGCGCGCGCGGCGAAGTCGAAAGCGCCGCCGAACGCTTCCGCCGCGCCGCAGAAGAAGCCCACGACCTCCGCGGCGAGTTTCGCGAAGGAACGACGGACGGACACGAGGGCTGGGAAGCCATCATCAAGCCGGAACCGGTCGGGACCATTCTGGCAATCACGCCCTACAACTATCCCCTCGCAACGACGGCGTTGGAAGTCGCCCCCGCGCTCGCGGCGGGCAACTGCGTCATCCTCAAACCGGCGAGCAAGACACCAGTGAGCGCGGCGATTCTCGCCGAGGTGATTTCCGAGCAGGACATTCCTAACGGTGCGTTCAACTTCACGCCCGGCAGTGCCAGCGAAATCGGTGACCTGCTCGTCGGCGACGACCGCATCAACATGATAACGATGACCGGTTCCAGTCCGGCAGGGAAACACGTCGCACGAAAGAGCGGCATGGTCAACCTCCACATGGAACTCGGCGGAAACGCGCCCGCTGTCGTCTTCCCGGATGCCGACCTCTCCGACGTAGCCGGTGCCTGTGCCAAAGGGTCGCTCAAGTACGCCGGACAACGGTGTTCGGCCGTGAGTCGAGTCGTCGCACACGAGGACGTTCACGACGAAGTGGTCGAGCGACTGGAAGCGGAGATGGACAACTGGGTCATTGGCGACTTGTTCGACGAAGAGACGCAGATGGGGCCACTCATCAGCGAAGACCAAGCGGATTGGGTCGAAGAACTCGTCGAAGATGCGGTGGAGAAAGGTGCCGACCTGATTCGCGGCGGCGATCGCGACGGCCAGTTCTTCGAACCGACTCTGCTGGCGAACGTCCCGAACGACGCCCGAATCGTCCACGAAGAGCAGTTTGGCCCCATCGCGGCGGTCACCACGTTCGAAACCGAGGAGGAAGCCCTCGACATCTCGAACGGCGGCGACTTGGCGCTCGACGCCGCAGTGTTCACGGCGGAGTACGACCGCGCGCGGCGGATGGCCGACAAACTCGACGCCGGAGCGGTCAGAATCAACGGTGCGCCGAGCCACGGACTCGGCGACATCCCGTTCGGCGGGAACAAGGGTTCGGGCATCGGTCGGCAGGGATTACACCTGACCATCGAGGAGATGGTGCGGAAAAAGAGCATCATCCTCTAA
- a CDS encoding Cdc6/Cdc18 family protein, with protein MGSFEFVREHSPYKHREALLDDYTPDTLVGRDSELAEYHGALQPAIYGEQPDNIFLYGKAGVGKTAATRFLLDKLEHNAGDYDDLEIFTELVNCDGLNSSYRVASHLVNTLRDPANRISETGYSRSQVYELMWDELDTHGGIILLVLDEIDHLKDDSILYQLSRARENENLTEARIGLIGISNDLTFRDGLSPKVRSSLCERSISFSTYDANELRAVLDQRREVAFKDDVLTDDVIPLCAAFGAQESGDARKALDLLLKAGDLAREENAARVSEEHVRRGRDLLEREQVARGIADLNDHERLVVYALATLEAESETPARSREIYSRYKALSDAAQREALTARWLREHLDDLSMLGILSVSEINEGSAGGKYREYALQQDLAVVLDALEETLEAMGVHTSVKGYV; from the coding sequence ATGGGTTCATTCGAGTTCGTCCGCGAACACTCTCCGTACAAACATCGGGAGGCATTGCTTGACGATTACACGCCCGATACGCTGGTCGGGCGTGATTCTGAGTTGGCCGAGTATCACGGTGCGCTCCAGCCCGCCATCTACGGCGAGCAACCGGACAACATCTTTCTCTACGGCAAGGCCGGTGTTGGGAAAACGGCGGCGACGCGATTCCTACTCGATAAACTTGAACATAACGCGGGCGACTACGATGACTTGGAAATCTTCACGGAACTCGTCAACTGCGACGGCTTGAACTCCAGCTATCGCGTGGCCAGCCATCTCGTGAACACGCTCCGTGACCCGGCCAACCGCATCAGCGAAACCGGCTATTCGCGGTCGCAGGTGTACGAACTGATGTGGGACGAACTCGACACCCACGGCGGCATCATCCTGTTGGTGCTGGACGAAATCGACCATCTCAAAGACGACAGCATTCTCTACCAACTCTCCCGTGCGCGCGAGAACGAAAACCTCACCGAGGCCCGAATCGGCCTCATCGGCATCAGCAACGACCTCACTTTCCGAGACGGTCTGTCACCGAAAGTTCGCTCGTCGCTCTGTGAACGCTCGATTTCGTTTTCGACCTACGACGCGAACGAACTTCGCGCCGTTCTCGACCAACGTCGAGAAGTCGCGTTCAAAGACGACGTGCTGACGGACGACGTGATTCCGCTGTGCGCCGCGTTCGGTGCGCAGGAATCCGGTGACGCGCGAAAAGCACTCGATTTGCTTCTGAAAGCTGGCGACCTCGCCCGCGAGGAAAACGCCGCACGCGTTTCGGAGGAGCACGTTCGCCGGGGCCGGGACTTGCTCGAACGCGAGCAGGTCGCCCGCGGAATCGCCGACCTGAACGACCACGAACGACTGGTCGTCTACGCGCTCGCAACGCTCGAAGCCGAAAGCGAAACGCCCGCTCGGTCGCGCGAAATCTACTCCCGGTATAAAGCGCTTTCAGACGCCGCCCAACGCGAAGCCCTCACTGCGCGCTGGCTCCGCGAGCATCTCGACGACCTCTCGATGCTCGGTATCCTCTCCGTCTCCGAAATCAACGAAGGCTCCGCGGGCGGGAAGTACCGCGAATATGCCCTCCAGCAAGACCTCGCGGTCGTCCTCGACGCCTTGGAGGAAACGCTCGAAGCGATGGGCGTTCACACGAGCGTCAAAGGCTACGTCTGA
- a CDS encoding GMC family oxidoreductase gives MPEVLDPVDVVCVGVGWTGGIIGKELAEDGKQVVGIERGGERGPEDYLTMHNELRYALRYEMMQDLSKGTLTFRNEPNQKALPMRQLGSFLPGKGVGGAGVHWNGQTWRFLPYDFEIRSRTLDRYGPEKIPENMQLQDWGITYDELRPYYQTFEEMTGISGAAGNLNGNIQDEGNPFEGPREEYPTQPMITSPLLSRFMEASASVGYHPFMAPSANLSEAYTNPDGVARGPCQYCGYCERFGCEWGAKADPTVTVLPSAQETGNFELRTQCDARRLVYDEQEGRVTGVKYVDTVDNTVYIQPAEVVALTAYALWNVKLLLLSNIGEPYDPETGEGTVGKNYCYQNFGGGAAGYFDDEEWNLYMGAGALGAAVDDWNGDNFDHTDLDFIHGGNISISQTGKRPIANNESPPNVEKEWGGEFKRASVKYHNSTASISAQGAVMPHRTNYLDLDPTYTDEWGDPLLRMTFNWTEQDRKLAEFEGQRCAEIIEAMGPTKMGVGTEVIGEGGNYDIRPYQSTHNTGGAIMGSDPNQSVVNSYLQCWDAENLFVPGASAFPHNSGYNPTGTVGALAYRAADGIKQYFKRPRMLG, from the coding sequence ATGCCTGAAGTGTTAGACCCGGTCGATGTGGTCTGTGTCGGCGTCGGGTGGACGGGCGGAATTATCGGTAAGGAACTCGCGGAGGACGGCAAGCAGGTCGTCGGCATCGAGCGCGGCGGTGAGCGCGGCCCCGAGGATTATCTCACCATGCACAACGAACTGCGCTATGCCCTGCGCTACGAAATGATGCAAGACCTCTCGAAGGGCACTCTGACGTTCCGAAATGAACCGAATCAAAAGGCCCTGCCGATGCGGCAACTGGGGTCGTTTCTCCCCGGCAAGGGCGTCGGCGGAGCGGGCGTTCACTGGAACGGCCAGACGTGGCGATTCCTTCCCTACGACTTCGAAATTCGGTCGCGGACGCTCGACAGATACGGCCCGGAGAAGATTCCGGAGAACATGCAGTTACAGGACTGGGGAATCACCTATGACGAACTCAGGCCGTACTACCAGACGTTCGAGGAGATGACCGGCATTTCGGGTGCGGCGGGCAACCTCAACGGGAACATACAGGACGAAGGCAATCCGTTCGAAGGGCCACGAGAGGAGTATCCGACGCAACCCATGATTACCTCGCCACTTCTGAGTCGGTTCATGGAGGCCTCGGCGAGCGTCGGTTACCATCCATTTATGGCACCTTCGGCGAACCTTTCGGAGGCGTACACGAACCCCGACGGGGTCGCGCGCGGGCCGTGTCAGTACTGCGGCTACTGCGAACGCTTCGGTTGTGAGTGGGGCGCGAAAGCAGACCCGACGGTCACCGTTCTCCCGTCCGCACAGGAAACCGGCAACTTCGAACTGCGAACGCAGTGTGACGCGCGTCGCCTCGTTTACGACGAACAGGAAGGTCGCGTAACCGGCGTAAAGTACGTCGATACGGTGGACAACACGGTGTACATTCAACCGGCGGAGGTCGTCGCGCTCACGGCCTACGCACTCTGGAACGTCAAACTGCTCCTGTTGTCGAACATCGGCGAACCCTACGACCCGGAAACCGGCGAGGGAACCGTTGGAAAGAACTACTGCTATCAGAACTTCGGCGGCGGCGCGGCAGGGTATTTCGACGACGAGGAGTGGAACCTCTACATGGGTGCGGGTGCGCTCGGGGCCGCGGTGGACGACTGGAACGGCGACAACTTCGATCACACCGATCTGGACTTCATTCACGGCGGCAACATTTCCATCAGCCAAACCGGCAAGCGACCGATTGCGAACAACGAATCGCCGCCGAACGTGGAAAAGGAGTGGGGTGGCGAGTTCAAACGCGCCAGCGTCAAATATCACAACAGCACGGCCAGCATCTCAGCACAGGGTGCAGTCATGCCCCACCGCACCAACTACCTCGACTTAGACCCGACCTACACCGACGAGTGGGGCGACCCACTGCTTCGGATGACGTTCAACTGGACGGAACAGGACAGAAAACTCGCCGAGTTCGAAGGACAGCGCTGTGCCGAAATCATCGAAGCGATGGGGCCAACGAAGATGGGCGTCGGAACGGAGGTTATCGGCGAGGGCGGAAACTACGACATTCGACCGTACCAATCGACGCACAACACGGGCGGCGCAATTATGGGTTCTGACCCAAACCAGTCGGTCGTCAACTCCTATCTCCAGTGTTGGGACGCGGAAAATCTGTTCGTGCCCGGAGCCTCGGCGTTCCCGCACAACAGCGGCTACAATCCGACCGGAACGGTCGGCGCGCTAGCGTACCGGGCGGCAGACGGCATCAAGCAGTATTTCAAGCGACCACGGATGCTCGGATAG
- a CDS encoding gluconate 2-dehydrogenase subunit 3 family protein codes for MPEEQPETRFDFTRRSFLGQSGLAGGIVLSGHAADVARGEVQQQDTQNGDTGVDEDALVQLDINQARLVQAMAERIYPSDEFGPGAVETGVVYFIDRQLAGAWGQGENWYMEPPFVNQFEDAIPNQGWQSNLTPVETYEFALEWTEEYANNEFGGSFLDLSTDQQDELLTALENDEPNNFRSVKPSEFFTLFRTNVLEGVYCDPTYGGNRNMAGWRMKRFPGSPGALGSYKELIGRKGFIRIPPQGVEDDVESTGIETGTGSSESSNSSESTAHSHGPRYEMESEQDDAQENDAHGNSEGDTDA; via the coding sequence ATGCCAGAAGAACAACCGGAGACACGATTCGATTTCACGCGACGCTCCTTTCTCGGCCAGTCGGGACTCGCAGGCGGAATAGTGCTGTCGGGGCACGCCGCCGACGTCGCGCGCGGAGAAGTACAACAACAAGACACACAAAATGGCGATACCGGCGTAGACGAGGACGCGCTCGTTCAACTCGACATCAACCAAGCGCGACTGGTACAGGCGATGGCGGAGCGGATTTACCCGTCTGATGAGTTCGGGCCGGGTGCTGTCGAAACCGGCGTCGTCTACTTCATCGACCGCCAACTTGCGGGGGCGTGGGGACAGGGCGAAAACTGGTATATGGAACCGCCGTTCGTCAACCAGTTCGAGGACGCGATTCCGAATCAGGGCTGGCAATCGAACCTCACACCGGTCGAAACCTACGAGTTCGCGCTGGAGTGGACTGAGGAGTACGCAAACAACGAGTTCGGCGGGAGCTTTCTCGACCTATCTACCGACCAGCAAGACGAACTGCTCACGGCGCTCGAAAACGACGAACCCAACAACTTCCGCTCGGTCAAACCGTCGGAGTTTTTCACGCTCTTTCGCACGAACGTTCTGGAGGGCGTCTACTGTGACCCCACCTACGGCGGCAATCGGAATATGGCCGGATGGCGGATGAAGCGTTTCCCCGGGTCGCCCGGCGCGCTCGGCAGTTACAAGGAACTCATCGGCAGGAAGGGATTCATTCGAATCCCGCCGCAAGGCGTCGAGGACGACGTGGAATCCACCGGAATCGAAACCGGCACGGGTTCGTCGGAGTCGTCGAACTCGTCCGAATCGACCGCTCACAGCCACGGCCCGCGGTACGAAATGGAAAGTGAGCAGGACGACGCACAGGAAAACGACGCACACGGAAATTCGGAGGGCGATACCGATGCCTGA
- a CDS encoding sugar phosphate isomerase/epimerase family protein: MNEMNAKTGFVTQIGMEYEEAFEIADDLGFDYVELMMDGATERQHLDPDAVRARAEKCNIDLTVHLPFALDIGSPFEYVREGTIREVQTAVETANAFGATKGVLHASSSAWKPAWDAEIVASNIVESVRKIDGFADDLGFEICVENIPGGWFTIHDFDRIFDETNASMTLDTGHARIDGLDSGGMASFVGSHGDRISHFHLNDTRLARDEHLPFGSGTIDFREIFGALPDDWDGTLSLEVFTLDYGYIETSKTSLDELL; this comes from the coding sequence ATGAACGAAATGAATGCGAAGACGGGATTCGTCACGCAAATCGGGATGGAGTACGAGGAGGCGTTCGAAATCGCGGATGACCTCGGGTTCGACTATGTGGAACTGATGATGGACGGAGCGACCGAACGCCAGCATCTCGACCCGGATGCTGTTCGCGCGCGTGCAGAGAAGTGCAATATCGACCTCACGGTTCATCTTCCATTCGCGCTCGACATCGGTTCTCCTTTCGAATACGTTCGGGAGGGAACAATTCGAGAAGTTCAGACCGCCGTCGAAACGGCGAATGCGTTCGGCGCGACCAAAGGTGTCCTCCACGCCAGTTCGAGCGCGTGGAAGCCCGCGTGGGATGCGGAAATCGTCGCGTCGAACATCGTCGAATCAGTACGGAAAATCGACGGTTTTGCGGACGACCTCGGCTTCGAAATCTGCGTCGAAAACATCCCCGGCGGGTGGTTTACCATCCACGATTTCGACCGAATTTTCGACGAGACGAACGCTTCGATGACTCTCGACACGGGCCACGCGCGAATCGACGGACTGGATTCGGGTGGGATGGCTTCCTTCGTCGGGAGCCACGGCGACCGAATTTCACACTTCCACCTGAACGACACGCGACTGGCGAGAGACGAACATCTCCCGTTCGGGTCGGGAACCATCGACTTCCGCGAGATTTTTGGGGCGTTGCCCGACGATTGGGACGGAACGCTCTCGCTTGAGGTGTTCACCCTCGATTACGGCTACATCGAGACGAGCAAAACGTCTCTGGATGAACTGCTCTGA
- a CDS encoding carbohydrate kinase family protein, whose product MTETPKPRILVSGETLVDFLPEQPGTLSNVSSFDRRPGGAPANVAVALSKLDETPWFWTRVADDPFGDFLADTLAETLPDRFVERDSDAKTTLAFVTHDETGDREFSFYRDGTADTQLRPGGVEDDVLADIEWVYVGGVMLASNPGRRATLDLAERAKKAGCSVVFDPNARTELWPENGYLDMVDQMLGLSDVVKATPEDLNMAGFDAENPVTLAVDVCEAGPHTCLLTLGEDGSHAHASEDAPWGENSLSHSGYDVSVEDTTGAGDAFTAGAMAALAEGEPLSEVLAFANAVAALTTTESGAMTALPNRPSVTQLRKS is encoded by the coding sequence ATGACGGAAACACCGAAGCCGCGAATCCTCGTCTCCGGGGAAACGCTCGTGGACTTCCTCCCGGAACAGCCCGGCACGCTCTCGAACGTGTCTTCGTTCGACCGCAGGCCGGGCGGGGCACCTGCGAACGTCGCAGTCGCGCTCTCCAAACTGGACGAAACGCCGTGGTTCTGGACTCGTGTTGCGGACGATCCATTCGGTGATTTTCTCGCGGACACGCTGGCAGAAACCCTCCCCGACCGATTCGTAGAACGAGACTCCGACGCGAAGACGACGCTGGCGTTCGTCACCCACGACGAAACCGGCGACCGAGAGTTTAGCTTCTACCGCGACGGCACCGCGGACACGCAACTTCGCCCCGGTGGCGTGGAGGACGACGTGCTGGCCGACATCGAATGGGTGTACGTCGGTGGCGTCATGCTGGCCTCGAATCCGGGTCGCCGGGCGACGCTTGACCTCGCGGAACGCGCGAAAAAAGCGGGCTGTTCGGTCGTGTTCGACCCGAACGCCCGCACCGAACTGTGGCCGGAAAACGGGTATCTCGACATGGTTGACCAGATGCTCGGTCTCTCGGACGTGGTGAAGGCGACTCCAGAAGACCTCAACATGGCTGGATTCGACGCGGAAAATCCGGTCACACTCGCGGTCGATGTCTGCGAAGCCGGGCCGCACACCTGCCTGCTAACGCTCGGCGAGGACGGTTCCCATGCTCATGCATCCGAGGACGCGCCGTGGGGTGAGAACTCCTTGAGCCATTCAGGCTACGACGTTTCAGTGGAAGACACAACGGGTGCTGGAGATGCGTTCACTGCTGGCGCGATGGCAGCACTCGCCGAAGGAGAACCACTCTCTGAAGTGCTCGCGTTCGCCAACGCCGTCGCCGCCCTGACGACGACCGAATCGGGAGCGATGACGGCACTGCCGAATCGGCCATCCGTCACCCAACTTCGAAAGTCGTAA
- a CDS encoding uracil-xanthine permease family protein, protein MTGTTDDTNGESADANGVKKRASEEGIPEDGALEEASFVEYGIEDKPPTGESVLLGFQHYLTMIGANIAVPLALAGAMEMPADQTAQFVGTFFVVSGLATLAQTTVGNRYPIVQGATFSMLAPALAIIGVIGGGWRVTLLELQGAVIAAAAVEVLVGYLGLMGRLKKYLSPVVIAPTITLIGLSLFNVPQITATNQNWWLVGLTVGLIVLFSQYLDNHRAFRLFPVLLGVVSAWLIAAILSVTGFYSPGAPGHVALGQVASAQPIQPVMPLQWGMPRFTLPYIIGMFAGVVASMIESFGDYHAVARLSGVGAPSRKRIDHGIGMEGIASVFAGIMGTGNGSTSYSENIGAIGLTGVASRHVVQIGAILMLVVGFVGYFGQLVATIPSPIVGGLFIAMFGQIAAVGLSNLKYVDLDSQRNLFIVGFAMFAGLAIPAYIGGLGAGTEQSGAELFQEGLANVAVLGPALGTDLVANTLYVILGTGMAVGGFVAFFLDNTVEGTREERGLEAWDAITEDESDFESAIDRLGSGRGSDPTKAD, encoded by the coding sequence ATGACAGGAACGACAGATGACACGAATGGGGAGTCTGCGGACGCAAACGGCGTGAAAAAGAGGGCATCGGAAGAGGGAATACCGGAAGACGGGGCACTCGAAGAAGCGTCGTTCGTGGAGTACGGCATCGAGGACAAACCACCAACGGGGGAATCGGTTCTCCTGGGATTCCAACATTATCTCACGATGATTGGCGCGAACATCGCCGTTCCGTTGGCGCTCGCGGGCGCGATGGAGATGCCCGCAGACCAGACGGCGCAGTTCGTCGGCACTTTCTTCGTCGTCTCCGGACTCGCCACACTGGCTCAGACGACGGTCGGCAATCGGTATCCAATCGTGCAGGGGGCGACGTTTTCGATGCTCGCACCCGCGTTGGCGATTATTGGCGTGATTGGCGGTGGATGGCGCGTCACCTTGCTCGAACTACAAGGGGCGGTCATCGCGGCGGCCGCCGTCGAAGTGCTGGTCGGCTATCTCGGCTTGATGGGCCGACTGAAAAAGTATCTCTCGCCGGTCGTCATCGCGCCGACCATCACACTCATCGGCCTGTCGCTCTTCAACGTTCCGCAGATTACGGCGACCAATCAGAACTGGTGGCTCGTCGGCCTGACGGTCGGACTCATCGTTCTCTTCTCGCAGTATCTCGACAACCATCGCGCGTTTCGACTGTTTCCCGTTCTCCTCGGTGTCGTCTCTGCGTGGCTCATCGCCGCGATTCTGTCGGTGACCGGATTCTACTCTCCGGGAGCGCCGGGTCACGTCGCGCTCGGGCAAGTGGCGAGTGCCCAGCCGATTCAGCCAGTAATGCCGCTTCAGTGGGGAATGCCGCGCTTCACGCTTCCCTACATCATCGGCATGTTCGCGGGCGTCGTCGCGTCGATGATTGAGAGTTTCGGCGACTACCACGCCGTCGCCCGACTGTCGGGCGTCGGCGCGCCGAGCAGAAAGCGCATCGACCACGGCATCGGAATGGAAGGCATCGCCAGCGTTTTCGCTGGAATCATGGGCACCGGAAACGGTTCGACCTCGTATTCGGAAAACATCGGAGCAATCGGTCTGACTGGAGTCGCCTCGCGCCACGTGGTTCAGATTGGGGCTATCTTGATGCTCGTCGTCGGTTTCGTCGGCTACTTCGGCCAACTCGTCGCAACTATTCCGAGTCCAATCGTCGGCGGCCTGTTCATCGCCATGTTCGGGCAAATCGCCGCGGTCGGCCTATCAAACCTGAAATACGTCGATTTGGACTCCCAGCGCAACCTGTTCATCGTCGGCTTCGCCATGTTCGCCGGACTCGCAATTCCGGCGTACATCGGCGGCCTCGGCGCAGGAACGGAACAGTCCGGTGCGGAACTGTTCCAAGAGGGGTTGGCGAACGTCGCGGTGCTCGGCCCGGCCTTGGGCACCGACCTCGTTGCGAATACGCTGTACGTCATCCTCGGAACCGGAATGGCAGTCGGCGGTTTCGTCGCGTTCTTCCTCGACAACACGGTCGAAGGAACACGCGAGGAACGCGGCCTCGAAGCATGGGACGCCATTACAGAGGACGAGAGCGACTTCGAGAGTGCAATCGACCGACTCGGTTCCGGTCGCGGTTCCGACCCGACGAAGGCGGACTAA
- a CDS encoding DUF5320 domain-containing protein, with amino-acid sequence MTANESETTTSTSDDQQTTDELREDDLQAQVKALRDELETTKNRLHHAEKNLRWMAQHQASETGKSVCPECSSGGSLSVERTATGKKKVECRNCGARLI; translated from the coding sequence ATGACGGCAAACGAATCGGAAACCACGACGAGCACCTCGGACGACCAACAGACGACCGACGAGCTGCGAGAAGACGACCTCCAAGCACAAGTCAAAGCCCTCCGCGACGAACTCGAAACGACGAAAAACCGCCTCCATCACGCCGAGAAAAACCTACGGTGGATGGCACAACACCAAGCCAGCGAAACCGGAAAAAGCGTCTGTCCGGAGTGCAGTTCCGGCGGTTCGCTCTCCGTGGAGCGAACCGCCACCGGGAAAAAGAAAGTCGAGTGTCGGAACTGCGGCGCGCGACTTATCTGA
- a CDS encoding secondary thiamine-phosphate synthase enzyme YjbQ, which produces MEFEISTSERVAVVDITEQVERRVFSDAETCTVFVPHTTAGVVVNEDESRLLSDLETALSALVPEDDGYRHDEIDDNADAHLRSMLLGSSVTIPVSDGGLALGTWQSVLFVDCDGPRTRRVIVR; this is translated from the coding sequence ATGGAGTTCGAAATCAGCACCTCGGAGCGAGTGGCCGTCGTGGATATTACTGAACAGGTAGAGCGGCGTGTTTTTTCGGACGCCGAAACCTGCACCGTTTTCGTCCCGCACACGACCGCAGGCGTGGTCGTGAACGAAGACGAATCCCGACTGCTTTCCGACCTCGAAACCGCGCTTTCCGCGCTCGTTCCTGAAGACGACGGCTATCGACACGACGAAATCGACGACAACGCGGACGCTCATCTCCGTTCGATGCTTCTCGGTTCCAGCGTCACGATTCCAGTTTCGGATGGCGGCCTGGCTCTCGGGACGTGGCAATCGGTTCTGTTCGTGGACTGCGATGGCCCGCGAACGCGCCGGGTTATCGTCAGATAA
- a CDS encoding MazG nucleotide pyrophosphohydrolase domain-containing protein, with the protein MKEQQTVAKFLAEHDMDAPPAYRLLDLTAEIGELAKDANESTDYGASPESISVNEDEIGDTLFALLSLAESLDIDASNALNEAISKYESRIETTGDAGSGR; encoded by the coding sequence ATGAAAGAACAACAAACTGTCGCAAAATTCCTCGCGGAGCACGACATGGATGCCCCGCCCGCGTACCGACTGCTCGACCTCACGGCCGAAATCGGCGAACTGGCGAAAGATGCGAACGAATCGACCGACTACGGCGCGTCGCCGGAGTCGATTTCGGTGAACGAAGACGAAATCGGTGATACACTGTTTGCCCTGCTCTCGCTCGCCGAATCGTTGGACATCGACGCAAGCAACGCGTTGAACGAAGCGATTTCGAAGTACGAATCTCGAATCGAAACCACAGGCGACGCCGGTTCCGGAAGATAA